A stretch of Mesoplodon densirostris isolate mMesDen1 chromosome 7, mMesDen1 primary haplotype, whole genome shotgun sequence DNA encodes these proteins:
- the KCNJ11 gene encoding ATP-sensitive inward rectifier potassium channel 11 produces the protein MLSRKGIIPEEYVLTRLAEDPTEPRYRARERRARFVSKNGNCNVAHKNIREQGRFLQDVFTTLVDLKWPYTLLIFTMSFLCSWLLFAMVWWLIAFAHGDLAPGEGAAVPCITSIHSFSSAFLFSIEVQVTIGFGGRMVTEECPLAILTLIVQNIVGLMINAIMLGCIFMKTAQAHRRAETLIFSKHAVIALRHSRLCFMLRVGDLRKSMIISATIHMQVVRKTTSPEGEVVPLHQVDIPMENGVGGNNIFLVAPLIIYHVIDAKSPLYDLAPCDLHHHKDLEIIVILEGVVETTGITTQARTSYLADEILWGQRFVPIVAEEDGRYSVDYSKFGNTIKVPTPLCTARQLDEDPSLLDVLTLARGPLRKRSMAVAKAKPRFSISPGSLS, from the coding sequence ATGCTGTCCCGCAAAGGCATCATCCCTGAGGAGTACGTGCTGACACGGCTAGCAGAGGACCCGACAGAGCCCCGGTACCGTGCCCGTGAGCGGAGAGCCCGTTTCGTGTCCAAGAATGGCAACTGCAACGTGGCCCACAAGAACATCCGGGAGCAGGGTCGCTTCCTTCAGGACGTGTTCACCACGCTGGTGGACCTCAAGTGGCCATACACGCTGCTCATCTTCACCATGTCCTTCCTGTGCAGCTGGCTGCTCTTTGCCATGGTCTGGTGGCTCATCGCCTTTGCCCACGGTGACCTGGCCCCTGGTGAGGGTGCTGCCGTGCCCTGCATCACCAGCATCCACTCCTTTTCATCTGCCTTCCTTTTCTCCATCGAGGTGCAGGTGACCATCGGCTTCGGCGGGCGCATGGTGACCGAGGAGTGCCCTCTGGCCATCCTGACCCTCATTGTGCAGAACATAGTGGGGCTCATGATCAACGCCATCATGCTGGGCTGCATCTTCATGAAGACGGCCCAGGCCCACCGGCGGGCTGAGACCCTCATCTTCAGCAAGCACGCGGTCATCGCCCTGCGCCACAGCCGCCTCTGCTTCATGCTGCGCGTGGGCGACCTCCGCAAGAGCATGATCATCAGCGCCACCATCCATATGCAGGTGGTGCGCAAGACCACCAGCCCTGAGGGCGAGGTGGTGCCCCTCCACCAGGTGGACATCCCCATGGAGAATGGCGTGGGTGGCAATAACATCTTCCTGGTGGCTCCCCTCATCATCTACCACGTCATTGACGCCAAAAGCCCGCTCTATGACCTGGCGCCCTGCGACCTGCACCACCATAAGGACCTTGAGATCATCGTCATCCTGGAAGGGGTGGTGGAAACCACGGGCATCACCACCCAGGCCCGCACCTCCTACCTGGCCGACGAGATCCTGTGGGGCCAGCGCTTTGTACCCATCGTGGCCGAGGAGGATGGCCGCTACTCTGTGGACTACTCCAAGTTTGGCAACACCATCAAAGTGCCCACGCCGCTCTGCACGGCCCGCCAGCTGGATGAGGACCCCAGCCTGCTGGATGTCCTGACCCTCGCCCGCGGGCCCCTGCGCAAGCGCAGCATGGCCGTGGCCAAGGCCAAGCCCAGGTTCAGCATCTCTCCAGGTTCCCTGTCCTGA